A section of the Metabacillus endolithicus genome encodes:
- a CDS encoding ABC transporter ATP-binding protein: protein MSICLSITNLSKVYPTGEGVKGFSLDIKNGELVTLLGPSGCGKSTVLRSVGGFIDPNEGSIKIDGNEVNHLPPEKRPSAMVFQSYNLWPHMTVFDNLAFSLKLKKIKKNVIIEKVKWALNLVQLPGYEKKYPTELSGGQQQRIALARALLLEPKVLLLDEPFSALDAKLRHELREELREIQAKQQLTMLFVTHDQEEALSISDRIVVMNKGKVEQIDSPQNIYNYPASMFVAQFIGKMNFLKGYAQNDKINIGSLAYPNLNQYKGNVTVAVRPEDIVIANEVENGLVATIEKVMMLGHYAEVSLKTDFGKLKMFVDRSNMSQFKMQHNIRITFATIQAFPEENDLHNNEYTKIQNLTKEEIKVYEKV, encoded by the coding sequence GTGTCAATATGCTTATCAATTACTAATTTAAGTAAGGTTTACCCTACAGGTGAAGGTGTTAAAGGTTTTTCCTTGGATATTAAAAATGGAGAGCTGGTTACGTTGCTAGGCCCCTCAGGATGTGGTAAATCTACTGTTCTTCGTAGTGTTGGGGGATTTATAGATCCTAATGAAGGATCCATCAAAATTGATGGGAACGAAGTAAATCATCTTCCTCCTGAAAAAAGACCAAGTGCTATGGTTTTCCAAAGCTATAATTTGTGGCCGCATATGACTGTGTTTGATAATCTTGCATTCAGTTTGAAACTTAAGAAAATCAAGAAAAATGTCATCATAGAGAAGGTGAAATGGGCTTTAAATCTAGTTCAACTTCCAGGCTATGAAAAGAAGTATCCGACTGAGTTATCGGGAGGTCAGCAACAAAGGATTGCACTTGCGCGTGCGTTGCTTCTTGAGCCTAAGGTGCTTTTACTAGATGAACCATTTTCAGCTCTTGATGCAAAATTAAGACATGAATTACGTGAAGAATTAAGAGAGATTCAAGCAAAACAACAACTTACAATGCTTTTTGTTACTCATGACCAAGAAGAAGCACTTTCAATTTCTGACCGTATTGTTGTGATGAACAAAGGGAAAGTTGAACAAATTGATTCCCCACAAAATATATATAACTATCCTGCTTCTATGTTTGTTGCTCAGTTCATAGGTAAGATGAATTTTCTTAAGGGGTATGCTCAAAATGACAAAATTAATATTGGTTCTCTAGCTTATCCAAATCTTAATCAATATAAAGGGAATGTTACTGTAGCAGTGAGACCAGAGGATATCGTCATTGCTAATGAGGTAGAGAACGGTCTTGTAGCTACTATTGAAAAAGTAATGATGTTAGGTCATTACGCAGAAGTGAGCTTGAAAACAGATTTTGGGAAGCTGAAAATGTTTGTTGATCGAAGTAATATGAGTCAGTTTAAAATGCAACATAATATTCGGATAACTTTCGCTACAATACAAGCTTTTCCTGAAGAAAATGACTTACATAATAATGAATATACCAAAATACAAAATCTAACAAAAGAGGAGATTAAAGTATATGAAAAAGTCTAA
- a CDS encoding CehA/McbA family metallohydrolase translates to MREEGQDILFEIHSSITNKSTQSHIKHTFFVPDHTETLYIDFSFHPSHETNDVNNKQLFEEAEQYYATKLSRKSGDQVKNLLTLSVDDHDGFRGARHYHSPTQHVIINDDNSTPGFLNRRNPTGLWSITVSVHALVTETCEYRMSVYREYQSAANTSIPWRHKPLAHRIEDNDINIPIYPQIEGTAQWVPSELHTHTLHSDGKQSVIEMAEVAKEMGLKAVVMTDHNTISPFEGIEQAEAHTGIHILYGLEWTTFYGHLLTIGYEKPTYTDWRVIGPLDIKNGITEIGQHGALVGIAHPFRIGNPIGTGCHWEFPFESINEFDFIEVWNSTRPGSKVYNQRALQYWTDLLNKGYRITATSGRDWHHNEENNPIPAITYVMMPEVYEDKEMFRKAFLSSIRSGRVSISYGKPLDLTVKQEGTVYKIGDVMNKVENKPIIVQVHTEEWEVNDRIDEKSAFLVIVSSEGEILQGSPGMLRLDTEINNEHVKWIRAELYASIDHEKPELVAFTNPIYIR, encoded by the coding sequence ATGAGAGAAGAAGGGCAAGATATATTATTTGAAATTCATTCAAGCATAACAAATAAGAGCACACAATCACATATAAAACATACATTCTTTGTTCCGGATCATACGGAAACACTATACATTGATTTTTCTTTTCATCCCTCCCATGAAACAAATGATGTTAACAATAAACAGCTATTTGAGGAAGCAGAGCAATACTATGCAACAAAGTTATCACGAAAAAGTGGAGACCAAGTAAAAAACTTACTCACGTTATCGGTTGATGATCATGATGGATTTAGAGGGGCAAGACATTATCATTCACCTACCCAACATGTCATCATTAATGATGACAATTCAACTCCTGGTTTTTTAAATAGAAGAAATCCAACTGGTTTATGGTCAATAACAGTAAGTGTTCATGCGTTGGTAACTGAAACCTGTGAGTATCGAATGAGTGTGTATAGAGAGTATCAATCAGCTGCTAATACCTCAATTCCTTGGAGACATAAGCCTTTAGCTCACCGTATAGAAGACAATGATATAAATATTCCGATTTATCCCCAAATAGAAGGTACTGCACAGTGGGTTCCATCTGAACTGCACACACATACTTTACATAGTGATGGTAAGCAGTCGGTAATAGAGATGGCTGAGGTTGCGAAAGAAATGGGTCTTAAAGCAGTCGTTATGACAGATCATAATACAATTAGTCCGTTTGAGGGAATTGAACAAGCAGAAGCACATACCGGTATTCATATCCTTTATGGGTTGGAATGGACAACTTTTTATGGGCACTTACTAACGATAGGGTATGAAAAACCGACCTATACTGATTGGAGAGTAATAGGACCTCTAGATATTAAAAATGGTATTACTGAAATTGGTCAGCATGGTGCCTTGGTTGGTATTGCACACCCGTTTAGAATAGGTAATCCAATCGGAACAGGTTGCCATTGGGAGTTCCCTTTCGAATCAATAAACGAATTTGATTTTATAGAGGTTTGGAATTCCACAAGGCCAGGATCTAAAGTGTATAATCAGCGTGCCTTACAATATTGGACAGACTTATTGAATAAAGGATATAGAATAACGGCTACTTCAGGAAGAGATTGGCATCATAACGAAGAAAATAATCCTATACCAGCCATTACATATGTGATGATGCCCGAAGTCTATGAGGATAAAGAGATGTTTAGAAAAGCCTTTTTATCTTCAATCAGATCTGGACGAGTTAGTATATCATACGGAAAACCACTTGATCTTACGGTGAAACAGGAAGGAACTGTTTATAAGATTGGTGATGTAATGAATAAAGTTGAAAATAAACCAATAATTGTACAGGTTCATACTGAAGAATGGGAAGTAAATGATCGTATTGATGAGAAGAGTGCTTTCCTGGTAATTGTTTCAAGTGAAGGGGAAATACTACAGGGTAGTCCAGGTATGTTACGACTGGATACCGAGATAAATAATGAACATGTAAAATGGATTCGAGCAGAATTATATGCTTCGATTGATCATGAAAAGCCGGAATTGGTTGCATTTACGAACCCTATCTATATAAGGTGA
- a CDS encoding ABC transporter permease, giving the protein MSREVALREGFAISKKTKLAMLGIGLVMPSFLTLLVLVIYPVALAIMESFQNEEDAFSLENYQYIFTEPLILQNIQHTLIVTFISCVLTLGMSYILAIYLTFSNSFVSKIINKLYFIPLFIPGVISIYGFINFYRDNGWVARMIGENNMPSIIYDMKGLLMINVWFNIPFTTMLLISALQAIPHSVIESAKDAGASKVRLFIHFIFPLSYKTMLVTLTFLFMGLIGSFTAPFLIDRNAPQMLGVSMQQHFSVYNEIGQSSALAVFMFLLCSIVGYIYIQNNMKESKKDMF; this is encoded by the coding sequence ATGAGTAGGGAAGTTGCCTTAAGAGAGGGTTTTGCGATTAGCAAAAAAACAAAATTAGCAATGTTAGGAATTGGGCTAGTTATGCCCTCTTTCCTAACTTTGCTGGTTTTGGTCATCTATCCGGTGGCTCTTGCTATAATGGAAAGCTTTCAGAATGAAGAGGATGCTTTCTCACTTGAAAACTATCAATATATTTTCACAGAACCATTAATTCTGCAAAATATTCAACATACGTTAATTGTTACGTTTATTTCTTGCGTATTAACTTTGGGAATGAGTTATATACTAGCTATTTATTTAACCTTTAGTAATAGCTTTGTTTCAAAAATCATAAATAAACTTTATTTTATTCCTTTATTTATTCCAGGAGTTATCTCTATCTATGGATTTATAAACTTTTATAGAGATAATGGGTGGGTTGCTAGAATGATTGGTGAAAATAATATGCCATCGATTATATACGACATGAAAGGCTTACTGATGATTAATGTGTGGTTTAATATTCCTTTTACAACGATGCTGTTAATATCTGCATTGCAAGCTATTCCTCATTCAGTTATTGAAAGTGCAAAGGATGCAGGCGCATCAAAAGTAAGGTTGTTTATTCATTTTATCTTTCCTCTTTCTTACAAGACAATGCTTGTTACTTTAACTTTCCTTTTTATGGGCTTAATTGGCAGTTTTACTGCGCCTTTCTTAATTGATCGAAATGCTCCGCAAATGCTGGGTGTATCCATGCAACAGCATTTTTCTGTATACAATGAGATAGGTCAATCTAGTGCACTTGCTGTCTTTATGTTTTTATTGTGTTCAATAGTAGGCTATATATATATTCAGAATAATATGAAGGAATCAAAGAAAGACATGTTTTAA
- the sstT gene encoding serine/threonine transporter SstT: MKNLLKNWNRLSLVKQIIIGLLIGIILAVTIPDVAQPVVILGSLFVGALKAIAPVLVLFLVMSAITQHKSGQQTNMKSIVVLYLVGTFLAGLVAVIASFIFPVGLTLANSPEGFTAPGGVSEVLKTLLLNIVDNPVNAIANSNYIGILTWAILIGLALRSAPDTTKTMISNFSEAVSKIVTWVIKFAPLGIMGLVFESISTNGIDSLLSYGKLLAVLLGCMAFVALVVNPIIVFLAIRQNPYPLVLKCIKESGITAFFTRSSAANIPVNMKLCENLGLNKDSYSVSIPLGATINMAGAAVTISVLTLAAVHTLGIEVDFATALILSVLSAVCACGASGVAGGSLLLIPLACSLFGIPAEIAMQVVGVGFIIGVLQDSFETALNSSTDAIFTAAAEFKEWRKEGKKIDISKVA, translated from the coding sequence GTGAAAAATTTATTAAAAAACTGGAATCGGTTGAGTCTAGTTAAACAAATCATTATCGGCTTACTCATTGGAATTATCTTGGCTGTTACAATTCCAGATGTAGCACAGCCTGTTGTTATTTTAGGTTCGTTGTTTGTAGGTGCTTTAAAGGCGATCGCACCTGTTTTAGTTCTTTTCTTAGTTATGTCAGCGATCACTCAGCATAAAAGTGGTCAGCAAACAAATATGAAGTCGATCGTAGTGCTTTATCTTGTTGGAACATTTTTAGCTGGATTAGTAGCAGTTATTGCAAGTTTCATCTTCCCGGTCGGCTTAACACTTGCGAATAGTCCTGAGGGTTTCACAGCTCCAGGTGGTGTGTCAGAAGTTCTTAAAACGTTGCTTTTAAACATAGTTGATAATCCGGTGAATGCGATCGCAAACTCAAACTATATTGGGATCTTAACGTGGGCAATCCTAATTGGTTTAGCATTAAGAAGTGCACCGGATACAACAAAAACAATGATTTCTAATTTCTCAGAGGCAGTATCAAAAATTGTAACATGGGTGATTAAGTTTGCTCCGCTAGGTATTATGGGACTAGTATTTGAATCAATTTCAACAAATGGAATTGACTCGTTATTAAGCTATGGAAAATTACTTGCTGTTTTACTAGGTTGTATGGCTTTTGTTGCATTAGTTGTTAACCCAATTATTGTGTTTTTAGCTATAAGACAAAATCCGTATCCACTAGTTTTGAAATGTATAAAGGAAAGTGGAATTACAGCTTTCTTTACTCGTAGTTCTGCAGCAAATATCCCTGTTAATATGAAATTGTGTGAAAACCTTGGCTTAAATAAGGATAGTTATTCAGTATCGATCCCATTAGGAGCAACAATCAATATGGCTGGGGCAGCAGTAACAATTTCTGTATTAACATTAGCTGCAGTTCATACTTTAGGTATTGAAGTGGATTTTGCTACAGCCTTAATTCTTAGTGTATTGTCAGCTGTATGTGCTTGCGGAGCGTCCGGAGTTGCTGGTGGATCTCTATTACTCATTCCTCTTGCATGTAGTTTGTTCGGAATTCCGGCAGAAATTGCGATGCAAGTGGTTGGTGTAGGCTTTATCATTGGTGTTTTACAAGATTCTTTTGAAACTGCTCTTAACTCATCAACTGACGCCATTTTTACAGCAGCAGCTGAATTCAAGGAATGGCGTAAAGAAGGCAAGAAAATAGATATTTCAAAAGTAGCATAA
- a CDS encoding TetR/AcrR family transcriptional regulator: protein MAKKESTKDIILKTATCLFQRQGYHGTGLNQIIEESGAPKGSIYYHFPNGKEEIALEAIHQMKRDILERAQEDLSEGETAAEAFQFYINKIASIFDHPKTMEGLSIGLIASEISSTHENLRLACEAAFMDWQALYVNKLKAHGMETEKAEELGLTITALIEGACTLSATHKNGDPLRVIGKQLLLLLS from the coding sequence ATGGCAAAAAAGGAGAGTACAAAGGATATTATCCTTAAAACAGCAACATGCTTATTTCAGCGCCAAGGCTATCATGGAACTGGATTGAATCAAATTATTGAGGAAAGTGGGGCACCAAAAGGCTCCATCTATTATCACTTTCCAAATGGTAAAGAGGAAATTGCCTTGGAGGCTATTCATCAAATGAAACGGGATATATTGGAGCGGGCACAGGAAGATTTGAGTGAGGGAGAAACAGCTGCTGAAGCATTTCAATTTTATATTAATAAGATTGCGTCTATTTTTGATCACCCTAAAACAATGGAAGGATTATCAATAGGACTTATTGCTTCAGAAATATCTTCAACACACGAAAATCTACGGTTAGCATGCGAGGCTGCATTTATGGATTGGCAAGCTTTGTATGTTAATAAGCTTAAAGCACATGGTATGGAAACAGAGAAAGCAGAAGAATTAGGCTTAACAATAACTGCATTGATTGAAGGAGCCTGCACACTATCTGCTACGCACAAAAATGGGGACCCTCTACGTGTAATTGGAAAACAGTTGCTGTTATTGTTGTCATAA
- a CDS encoding extracellular solute-binding protein — protein MKKSNSFKKIVAGTMLAVSALSLVACNSSETNNTVGDGAEQVTKISLYSSGSQNVETFWETVIPKFEESHKNIDVEFVFVPSGTGGQATIDRIIAAKKANKDSEVDIYEGALADIIRSEDEGGNLFYELSTDSVQNLENVQEENMAGTQNLAVPYRASSVVLAYNSEKVKDVPNTAEELNTWIKENPGRFAYNDPNTGGAGSSFVLTTVYNELDESAMNVQDESIMKEWDKGLQVLKDMAPYLYKEGVYPKKNQGTLDLLANGEVDMIPAWSDMALEQMNSKLLPDTTELRQIEPAFTGGPAYLMAVDNGDEERKEASETFLNYVLTQDVQELVIDKMYGYPGIKWDLLSEEDQKKFESVSGGYRTFNGGELGSELMKVWQKEVASQ, from the coding sequence ATGAAAAAGTCTAATTCATTTAAAAAGATCGTAGCAGGAACTATGTTAGCTGTAAGTGCTCTTTCATTAGTTGCATGTAATTCTAGTGAAACAAACAATACTGTTGGGGATGGAGCGGAACAAGTAACAAAAATATCTCTATATAGCTCAGGTTCTCAAAATGTCGAGACTTTTTGGGAAACAGTGATTCCTAAATTTGAAGAATCACATAAAAATATCGATGTGGAATTTGTATTTGTTCCCTCTGGTACTGGTGGACAGGCAACGATTGATCGAATTATTGCTGCTAAAAAGGCAAATAAAGATTCAGAGGTTGATATTTATGAGGGAGCCTTAGCTGATATTATTCGAAGTGAAGATGAAGGTGGAAATTTATTTTATGAGCTTTCAACAGACTCTGTACAAAATCTAGAAAATGTTCAAGAAGAAAATATGGCAGGGACCCAGAATCTAGCAGTTCCTTATCGTGCTTCATCCGTTGTTCTTGCATACAATTCCGAAAAGGTGAAGGATGTACCGAATACAGCAGAAGAATTGAATACGTGGATAAAAGAAAATCCGGGTCGCTTTGCTTATAACGATCCAAATACAGGGGGAGCGGGTAGCTCGTTTGTACTTACTACTGTATATAACGAACTTGATGAGAGTGCTATGAATGTCCAAGATGAAAGCATTATGAAAGAGTGGGACAAAGGCCTTCAAGTTTTAAAGGATATGGCTCCATACCTTTATAAAGAAGGAGTTTATCCTAAGAAGAATCAAGGAACTCTAGATCTTCTAGCAAATGGTGAAGTGGATATGATTCCAGCTTGGTCTGATATGGCTCTAGAGCAAATGAATTCTAAATTACTACCCGATACAACGGAACTAAGACAAATTGAACCAGCATTTACAGGTGGTCCTGCATATTTAATGGCTGTAGACAATGGTGATGAAGAACGTAAAGAAGCTTCAGAAACATTCTTAAATTATGTTCTCACTCAGGATGTACAGGAGTTAGTTATTGATAAAATGTATGGTTATCCAGGTATTAAATGGGATCTTTTATCAGAAGAAGATCAAAAGAAATTCGAATCTGTTAGTGGTGGATATCGTACGTTTAACGGTGGAGAGCTAGGAAGTGAATTAATGAAAGTATGGCAAAAAGAGGTTGCTAGTCAATGA
- a CDS encoding protein adenylyltransferase SelO yields the protein MTKEQDLKTGWKIDNSYARLPKKFFTEQKPTPVSNPELIIQNDQLASSLGLNVEELRSHEQVEVFAGNRIPEGSTPLAQAYAGHQFGHLNMLGDGRAVLLGEQVTPQDERVDIQLKGSGRTPYSRGGDGSTALGPMLREYIISEAMYALGIPTTRSLAVITTGENILRETELPGAILTRVAASHIRVGTFQFAAQLGTDEELQALADYTIERHYPEIERDDNRYLSLLQQMIHRQASLIAKWQLVGFIHGVMNTDNMTVSGETIDYGPCAFMDTYDPETVFSSIDVQGRYAYGNQPFIGGWNLARFAESLIPLLHEDQDRAVEIAQEEISKYMDIYETNWLRAMRAKLGLFSEEKDDKTLIDDLLTLMHKHKADYTNTFVAITFDKWDEMELFRSSEFEQWKERWHERLTKQKESKEESQKLMRDHNPAVIPRNHRVEEALEAAVKHGDYTVMERLLDALTKPFAHTTQQEEYCSLPPKSGQPYRTYCGT from the coding sequence ATGACAAAGGAACAAGACTTAAAAACAGGTTGGAAAATAGATAATAGCTATGCTCGCCTGCCAAAAAAGTTTTTTACTGAACAAAAGCCAACTCCTGTTAGCAATCCTGAGTTAATCATACAGAATGATCAGCTAGCATCATCGCTAGGTCTGAATGTCGAAGAGTTACGAAGTCATGAACAAGTAGAGGTTTTTGCAGGTAATCGAATTCCAGAAGGTTCAACACCTCTAGCACAAGCATATGCGGGACATCAATTCGGTCATTTAAACATGTTGGGAGATGGTCGTGCAGTTCTGCTTGGGGAACAAGTAACACCTCAAGATGAGCGGGTTGATATCCAACTTAAAGGCTCAGGAAGAACACCTTATTCACGAGGTGGAGATGGAAGTACTGCACTTGGCCCAATGCTTCGAGAATACATTATTAGTGAAGCGATGTATGCCTTAGGAATACCGACTACGAGAAGTTTAGCCGTAATAACAACTGGTGAGAATATTCTCCGAGAAACAGAACTTCCCGGTGCCATTTTAACTCGTGTTGCTGCAAGTCATATTCGTGTGGGAACGTTCCAATTTGCTGCACAATTAGGAACAGATGAGGAGCTTCAAGCTCTCGCTGATTATACAATAGAGCGTCATTATCCGGAGATTGAAAGAGATGATAACAGGTATCTTTCATTGCTTCAACAAATGATACATAGGCAAGCTTCATTAATTGCAAAGTGGCAACTCGTTGGTTTTATCCATGGAGTAATGAACACTGATAATATGACAGTTAGTGGAGAAACGATTGATTATGGTCCTTGTGCCTTTATGGATACGTATGATCCTGAGACTGTTTTTAGCTCAATTGATGTTCAGGGCCGTTATGCCTATGGTAACCAACCATTCATAGGTGGATGGAATTTAGCACGATTTGCCGAATCTCTTATACCACTTCTTCATGAAGATCAAGATAGGGCCGTTGAAATTGCTCAAGAAGAAATATCTAAATATATGGACATTTATGAAACAAATTGGCTTAGAGCTATGAGAGCTAAGTTAGGTCTTTTTTCTGAAGAAAAAGACGATAAAACATTAATAGATGACCTTCTTACCTTAATGCACAAGCATAAGGCAGATTATACAAATACCTTTGTTGCCATAACGTTCGATAAATGGGATGAAATGGAGCTTTTCCGTTCCTCTGAATTTGAACAGTGGAAAGAGCGTTGGCATGAAAGATTAACCAAGCAAAAAGAATCTAAAGAAGAATCACAAAAGCTAATGAGGGATCATAATCCAGCAGTAATTCCTCGTAACCATCGTGTGGAAGAAGCATTGGAAGCGGCGGTAAAACATGGGGATTATACTGTAATGGAAAGATTATTAGATGCTCTTACCAAACCTTTTGCACACACTACACAACAGGAAGAATACTGCAGTCTTCCACCTAAATCAGGTCAGCCTTACCGGACTTATTGTGGGACTTGA
- a CDS encoding polyprenyl synthetase family protein, whose product MNEKIMFDTDKTYQKAERKALDYYHSLYEQITRKTYIPALTKDFQTWKQNHVFRKSLFSVFTRKNNKPEAQDYDLYIQWLKYTGKLTPYLERSISYLFMRDLGKDLSSTKTQERVNRAVKSLTKHLTKKTDKPDTFNMAGLYRIAQKESIETTMIWLVNKLKTVTSNIPEEIDPEQARRKLIKIIAGVVMHVVEEMDDGVKPTERALKLDQAIRLGYCYGLTYPFIDDLLDVNLLTLEEKKRYSNLIRTTLITGSVPDLGQWDGNNAGLLQYIHSELREAFEYIKGNQQSENVQSFLEQAYIFFQSQEVDRVKDLSNPDYTNEDLYIPVILKSASSRLIVRSVLSASEDIGFNDRTFYYGIYNQLADDFADMFDDLEEGAVTPYTYYLKYHVQRPDLINPFELYWTVISNLIHNVYKSDFKTCEVILNRAINGLKRYKSKMGTEKYNEVMELFSTNSSSFTQLIQKMVKKADDVEFFDKLLRDHMLNNMRNERNEQEEFLETIKFVRNQLNDTLHVSQSDGEVNSSIVEAANYSLEGDGKRLRPIVTWVMAIKVYGLDQSVIMPLLKSLEYMHTASLIFDDLPSQDNASIRRGRQTLHQAYNTAIAELTGLFLTQKATWEQASLTKFDPNTVLKLIQYSSYMTSEMCKGQAMDLESKGKPLSLDQLNLMCFYKTGMAFEASIIMPAILAHADETEIEALKKYAYHAGIAFQIKDDLLDFEGDPALLGKTVGKDRENQSSTFVSILGQEEARKKMWEHYCQAIEVLQKVPRDIPFLKHFLNYIINRDH is encoded by the coding sequence ATGAATGAAAAAATAATGTTTGATACTGATAAAACTTATCAGAAGGCGGAACGAAAGGCTTTAGATTATTACCATTCACTTTATGAGCAAATCACCCGCAAAACCTATATTCCTGCTTTAACAAAAGATTTTCAAACCTGGAAGCAAAACCATGTTTTCCGGAAATCACTATTCTCTGTTTTTACACGTAAAAATAACAAGCCAGAGGCACAGGATTATGACTTATATATTCAATGGCTCAAATATACAGGCAAGCTAACTCCCTACTTAGAACGCAGCATTTCTTACCTTTTTATGCGTGATCTAGGAAAAGATTTAAGTTCAACTAAAACACAGGAAAGAGTGAACCGAGCAGTTAAAAGTTTAACAAAACATCTAACGAAAAAAACAGATAAGCCAGATACGTTCAACATGGCTGGATTATACCGAATAGCTCAAAAAGAAAGCATTGAAACGACCATGATCTGGCTCGTCAACAAGTTAAAGACAGTAACATCAAATATTCCTGAGGAAATTGACCCTGAGCAAGCACGGAGAAAGTTAATAAAAATCATTGCAGGGGTTGTCATGCATGTTGTGGAAGAAATGGATGATGGGGTTAAACCTACTGAACGTGCTCTTAAACTCGATCAAGCCATTCGCTTAGGGTATTGTTATGGTTTAACCTATCCTTTTATTGATGATTTGCTTGATGTAAATCTGCTAACTCTTGAGGAAAAGAAGAGATATTCAAACTTGATACGAACAACACTTATCACTGGTTCTGTACCAGATTTGGGGCAATGGGACGGAAATAATGCCGGGTTACTACAATATATTCATTCAGAACTACGAGAAGCCTTTGAATATATTAAAGGAAATCAGCAATCGGAAAATGTGCAGTCATTTTTGGAGCAAGCATATATATTTTTTCAATCACAGGAAGTGGACCGTGTAAAGGACCTTTCTAACCCAGATTACACAAATGAAGACCTTTATATTCCAGTTATTCTAAAATCCGCATCTTCGAGATTAATTGTTCGTTCGGTTCTCAGCGCCTCTGAAGACATAGGTTTCAATGATCGAACGTTTTATTATGGAATTTACAATCAGCTTGCTGATGATTTTGCTGACATGTTTGATGACTTAGAGGAAGGTGCTGTTACTCCTTATACGTATTATTTGAAATATCATGTTCAACGTCCTGACCTTATTAATCCGTTTGAATTATATTGGACAGTTATATCAAACTTAATCCACAACGTATACAAATCAGATTTCAAGACATGTGAGGTAATCCTTAATCGGGCAATAAACGGTTTAAAACGATATAAAAGTAAAATGGGAACGGAAAAATATAATGAAGTGATGGAGTTATTTTCAACCAATTCTTCAAGTTTTACACAGCTTATTCAGAAGATGGTGAAAAAAGCAGATGATGTAGAATTCTTTGATAAGCTATTACGCGACCATATGTTGAATAATATGAGAAATGAGCGGAACGAACAGGAAGAATTTTTAGAAACAATTAAATTTGTTCGTAATCAACTAAATGATACATTGCATGTTTCTCAGAGTGATGGAGAGGTGAATAGTTCCATTGTTGAGGCTGCAAACTATAGTCTTGAAGGTGATGGAAAGCGATTGAGGCCAATTGTGACTTGGGTAATGGCAATAAAGGTATACGGTTTAGATCAATCTGTGATTATGCCATTACTTAAATCATTAGAATACATGCATACAGCATCTTTAATCTTCGACGATCTCCCATCACAGGATAATGCATCCATTCGAAGGGGGCGTCAAACACTGCATCAGGCTTATAATACTGCCATTGCCGAACTAACCGGTCTTTTTTTAACTCAGAAAGCTACCTGGGAACAAGCATCGCTTACAAAATTTGATCCAAATACTGTCCTGAAATTAATACAATATTCCTCATATATGACATCCGAGATGTGCAAGGGACAGGCAATGGACTTAGAATCGAAAGGCAAGCCGTTATCTCTAGATCAATTAAATTTAATGTGCTTTTATAAAACTGGAATGGCATTCGAAGCATCTATTATTATGCCGGCGATCCTAGCACATGCTGATGAAACAGAGATAGAGGCATTAAAGAAATATGCGTATCATGCGGGTATTGCTTTTCAGATTAAGGATGATTTACTCGACTTTGAAGGAGATCCTGCACTGCTTGGAAAAACAGTTGGAAAAGATAGAGAAAATCAAAGTTCAACATTTGTGTCGATCTTGGGCCAAGAAGAAGCGAGAAAAAAGATGTGGGAACATTACTGTCAAGCAATCGAAGTTCTACAGAAAGTACCACGAGACATTCCTTTTCTAAAGCATTTTTTGAATTATATTATCAACCGAGATCATTGA